Proteins found in one Dermacentor silvarum isolate Dsil-2018 chromosome 8, BIME_Dsil_1.4, whole genome shotgun sequence genomic segment:
- the LOC125947649 gene encoding uncharacterized protein LOC125947649, with translation MDKMSRLVFPACALCCLVFAVTRCEAQSIDFKREAAGRLLSITNHTVELIGPWIYIARYLIYLMAKEPVRPDFFYDFLEQRTEPTFKNLINQVRIHQPHIYQLFQVILVLTNITAVVAFTTFALRSAGTCGASTSQDVTINYRLLFHTYTASALIICGSVMYYTTAQPPYSLLDQLRLP, from the exons ATGGACAAGATGAGCAG GCTCGTGTTTCCGGCGTGCGCGCTGTGCTGCCTGGTGTTCGCCGTGACGAGATGCGAAGCTCAGAGCATCGACTTCAAGCGCGAGGCTGCCGGCCGGCTGCTTTCCATCACAAACCACACGGTGGAGCTGATCGGGCCGTGGATCTACATCGCCCGCTACCTCATCTACCTCATGGCCAAAGAGCCCGTCAGACCGG ATTTCTTCTATGACTTCCTGGAACAAAGAACTGAACCTACATTTAAGAACCTGATCAACCAG GTGCGCATCCACCAGCCGCACATCTACCAGTTGTTCCAGGTGATCCTGGTTTTGACCAATATCACCGCGGTCGTGGCATTCACGACATTCGCGCTCCGTTCCGCCGGCACCTGCGGTGCGTCCACCAGCCAGGACGTCACCATCAACTACCGCCTGCTCTTCCACACGTACACGGCGTCGGCCCTGATCATCTGCGGATCCGTGATGTATTACACGACGGCTCAACCTCCCTACTCGTTGCTGGACCAGCTG AGGTTGCCTTGA